Proteins found in one Hippopotamus amphibius kiboko isolate mHipAmp2 chromosome 12, mHipAmp2.hap2, whole genome shotgun sequence genomic segment:
- the LOC130833581 gene encoding olfactory receptor 8S1-like has translation MAMKNYSGISEFVLLGLSIDPHIQAVLFVLFFLIYLLTLMGNFLMLLMIRADFHLHTPMYFFLRQLSFLDLCHSTVTVPKMLENLLSESKTIFVESCLAQAFFVFTTGGTEACLLAVMAYDRYVAISSPLLYGQMMNNQLCAGLVWGSWGLAFVDALINILLAVNLDYCEDQTIPHFSCELSSLFPLSCSDTSTNFTLLLCSSVLHFFGTFIMIVSSYACIVSTILNISSTSGRRKAFSTCSSHLTTVILFYGSGFLSYLLPTSGSPLEMIFSLQYSVITPMLNPLIYSLQNKEVKAAMRRMFRK, from the coding sequence ATGGCAATGAAAAACTACAGTGGTATCAGTGAGTTCGTTCTCCTTGGACTATCTATTGACCCCCATATTCAGGCTGTACTATTTGTGCTGTTCTTTCTGATTTACCTCCTCACTCTGATGGGAAATTTCTTAATGCTGCTGATGATAAGGGCTGATTTTcatctccacacacccatgtacttctttttGAGACAACTCTCCTTTCTGGACCTCTGCCACTCAACTGTCACCGTCCCCAAGATGCTGGAGAATCTACTTTCTGAAAGTAAAACCATCTTTGTAGAGAGCTGCCTGGCTCAGGCCTTCTTTGTGTTTACCACTGGGGGCACCGAGGCATGTCTGCTGGccgtgatggcctatgaccgctatgtagCCATCAGCTCCCCTCTGCTGTATGGCCAGATGATGAACAATCAGCTCTGCGCTGGGCTGGTGTGGGGCTCCTGGGGCCTGGCCTTTGTTGATGCTCTCATCAATATCCTCCTGGCTGTCAATTTAGACTATTGTGAGGACCAAACTATTCCTCACTTCAGCTGCGAgctgtcttctctcttccctctgtcttGCTCTGATACCTCCACCAATTTCACACTCCTGCTCTGCTCTTCTGTCTTGCATTTCTTTGGAACCTTCATTATGATTGTTTCTTCCTATGCCTGCATTGTCTCCACCATCCTGAACATCAGCTCGACCTCAGGCAGAAGGAAGGCCTTCTctacctgctcctcccacctcaccACTGTGATTTTGTTCTATGGCTCAGGTTTCCTCAGCTATCTCTTGCCAACCTCAGGTTCCCCTCTGGAGATGATCTTCTCCTTGCAATACAGTGTGATCACTCCCATGCTGAATCCCCTCATCTATAGCCTGCAGAACAAGGAGGTGAAGGCAGCTATGAGAAgaatgtttagaaaa